The sequence CCGTGGTGGTGGCAGCCAACGGGCAGGTTGAAACCTCGGCCAACCAGGCAGGGCTGCAGGCACTGATGCAGCAGGTCCCGGCATGGCTCATGGTTCCACTGCTGGTGGTGGTGGGCCCGTTCGTCGAGGAGTACATTTTCCGCCACCTCCTCATTGGGAAGATGTCCCGCCGCGTGAACATCTGGATCTGCTGTGCGCTTTCCGTGGCGCTTTTCGCGGCCCTCCATATCGTGGGCCAGGAGGCGGTGACCCTGACTGCGCTGCTCCCCTACCTGGCGATGGGCGCCACGCTGGTGTTCGTCTACATGTGGACCGGGAAGAACGTGATGTTCTCCTACTTCGTCCATGCCGCCAAGAACCTGCTGGCCGTGGTCCTGGTGTACGCCATCCCGCCGGAGCTGATCAACCAGATGCAGAACGTCCAGGCCTGAGCACCCGCACGGGACCTTCCCCAACGAGCCGGCCGCCCGTACCGTGGACGGATGGGACTGAACATCCAGATCGTCGTCGATTCCGCCAGCCCGCACGAACTGGCCGACTGGTGGGCCGAAACCCTGCAGTGGGCGGTGGAACCGCAGGACGCAGCCTTCATCCGCACAATGATCGAGCAGGGCTACGCCACCGAAAACCAGACTATGACGCACCGCGGGAACCTGGTGTGGAAGGACGGCGCCGCCATCCGGCCACCGGAAGAGATTGAGGCCAAGGATCCGCAGCGGCGCATCCTGTTCCAGACCGCACCCGAGGGAAAAACGGTGAAGAACCGGGTGCACTGGGACGTCCGGCTGGACGGCAGGGACAAGGACGACGTACGGCGCGAACTCGAGGCCCGCGGCGCCTCCTTCCTCTGGTCGGCGCGGCAGGGCCCTCACTCCTGGCACACCATGGCGGACCCTGAGGGCAACGAGTTCTGCATCAGCTAAGCACGATTACTAGACTTGGACGGTGAGCAACCAGATCCCCGCCCCGGTGTCCGACGTCTTCGATCCCACGCGCTGGCGGGTGGTCTCCGGCTTCGAGGACTTCCAGGACATGACCTACCACCGGCAGGTGGAGCGGGATTCCGCCGGCGGCTGGGTACGTGACCTGCCAACGGTCCGGATAGCATTCAACCGGCCCGAGGTCCGCAACGCGTTCCGGCCGGGGACCGTTGACGAGCTCTACCGAGCCATGGACCACGCCCGGATGACCCCCGACGTGGCCACCGTGCTCCTCACCGGCAACGGCCCCTCCCCCAAGGACGGCGGCCACTCCTTCTGCTCCGGCGGCGACCAGCGGATCCGGGGCCGGGACGGCTACCGGTACGCCGACGGCGAGACCCAGGAAACCATCGACCCCGCCCGTGCCGGCAGGCTCCACATCCTTGAGGTCCAGCGGCTGATGCGCACCATGCCCAAGGTGGTCATCGCCGTCGTCAACGGCTGGGCGGCCGGCGGTGGCCACTCACTGCATGTCGTGTCGGACCTGACCATCGCGTCCCGGCAGCACGGCAAGTTCAAACAGACCGACGCCACGGTGGGAAGCTTTGACGCCGGCTACGGCTCAGCGCTCCTGGCCCGGCAGGTGGGCCAGAAGACGGCCCGCGAGATTTTCTTCCTGGCCCGCGAATATTCCGCGGAAGACATGGTCCGCATGGGCGCGGTCAATGAGGCCGTTGACCACGAACGCCTGGAGGAGGTGGCACTGGAGTACGCCGCGGACATCGCACGGCAGTCCCCGCAGGCCATCCGCATGCTGAAGTTCGCGTTCAACCTGGCCGACGACGGACTGGCGGGCCAGCAGGTGTTCGCCGGCGAAGCCACCCGGCTGGCCTACATGACGGACGAAGCCGTGGAGGGCAAGGAGGCCTTCCTGCAAAAACGCGACCCCGACTGGTCACGCTTCCCGCACTACTTCTAAGGCAGGACGGCAATGAACAGCGAAGCCTCACCCAGGACGGGCCACGGCGGTCCGCTCAACATCGAACCGGCCCTGAAGGCCCTAGCGGCCGCGCTCCATGGCGAGGGCCCCGCCGTCGAACTGTCCGTGGACCCGGACGGCGGCCTCATCGTTGGGCACGTCGAGACCCCCGGCTGTGACGACGCCGTGGCCGTGGTCCGCACGTCCGGGTCCACCGGGGCACCCAAGGCAACCCTGCTGACCGTGGAGTGCCTGGCGGCCTCCTCGATGGCCACCGCGCTGCGGCTCAAGGGCGAGGGCCAGTGGCTGCTGGCCCTGCCCGTCCAGTTCGTTGCTGGCATCCAGGTGCTGGTGCGGTCCCTCTTTGCCGGCACCCGGCCCTGGGTCATGGACATGTCCGGCGGCTTCACCCCGGAGGCCTTCACCGCGGCCGCGCTGGAACTGACGGACAAGATCCGGTTCACGTCCCTGGTCCCCACGCAGCTCCAGCGCCTCCTGGACCAGCCCTCCCCTGAGAC comes from Pseudarthrobacter sp. NIBRBAC000502770 and encodes:
- a CDS encoding VOC family protein, which encodes MGLNIQIVVDSASPHELADWWAETLQWAVEPQDAAFIRTMIEQGYATENQTMTHRGNLVWKDGAAIRPPEEIEAKDPQRRILFQTAPEGKTVKNRVHWDVRLDGRDKDDVRRELEARGASFLWSARQGPHSWHTMADPEGNEFCIS
- a CDS encoding CPBP family intramembrane glutamic endopeptidase; translated protein: MATAHRLPPSPQPQLYRFSPLDLATLCLYVAIAGFFAVAGNVLAPLLRQIAPSPAAASYAVNLLFYASVGILALLAARRVVVRDLKVLATRPWFTLLMVPAAVIAMMILTAVVVAANGQVETSANQAGLQALMQQVPAWLMVPLLVVVGPFVEEYIFRHLLIGKMSRRVNIWICCALSVALFAALHIVGQEAVTLTALLPYLAMGATLVFVYMWTGKNVMFSYFVHAAKNLLAVVLVYAIPPELINQMQNVQA
- a CDS encoding 1,4-dihydroxy-2-naphthoyl-CoA synthase, with the protein product MSNQIPAPVSDVFDPTRWRVVSGFEDFQDMTYHRQVERDSAGGWVRDLPTVRIAFNRPEVRNAFRPGTVDELYRAMDHARMTPDVATVLLTGNGPSPKDGGHSFCSGGDQRIRGRDGYRYADGETQETIDPARAGRLHILEVQRLMRTMPKVVIAVVNGWAAGGGHSLHVVSDLTIASRQHGKFKQTDATVGSFDAGYGSALLARQVGQKTAREIFFLAREYSAEDMVRMGAVNEAVDHERLEEVALEYAADIARQSPQAIRMLKFAFNLADDGLAGQQVFAGEATRLAYMTDEAVEGKEAFLQKRDPDWSRFPHYF